A stretch of Coccidioides posadasii str. Silveira chromosome 2, complete sequence DNA encodes these proteins:
- the KLP5 gene encoding kinesin-like protein Klp5 (EggNog:ENOG410PGBY~COG:Z~BUSCO:1601at33183), which translates to MAATGGASSISVTVRVRPFTIREAAQLTKCDDGPLFLGEGSLAGISTPKLQQKGIRSVIKVVDDKCLVFDPPEDNPVHRFSKSVVPNGKRVKDQTFMFDRVFDENTTQGEVYEATTRNLLDSVLDGYNATVFAYGATGCGKTHTITGTTQQPGIIFLTMQELFERIAERSGEKVTEVSLSYLEIYNETIRDLLVPATTKGGLMLREDANQSVSVAGLSSHYPQNVQEVMDIIMRGNECRTMSPTDANATSSRSHAVLQINVAQKDRNASINEPHTMATLSIIDLAGSERASATKNRGERLIEGANINKSLLALGSCINALCDPRKRNHVPYRNSKLTRLLKFSLGGNCKTVMIVCVSPSSQHFDETQNTLRYANRAKNIQTKVTRNVYNVNRHVKDFLVKIDEQMALINELKQQQKDYENLAFAKFKKQAEKKDGIVQEGISRLRSAYEHAAPEREEKVNNKLRLRQVSRRITLLSSWIAAFDGVCDSRGCKGGLGNLQAIRKTAQGILLELEGSRQHYHQRLAKCNWERGLNSALENGIKQLREVDASDHMDVENLKREAELLKAQAERDALSAVSEQDKTGDMETVQMLLQANFETIAAIEDITQLSENEAIEIGKHILGKLLQTCTTTTSQVVKPDGSPIRLAPVSTPKLGSPKKRKKFSLGGTAALPRPVRLSLVSGTSQSPAKNSPRRRKAAAPKKAVAFTPKKAPKPSKRSVRWKDDVEDGALAEFEKTPRKHQASPEAPSSCEPTLPPAPTMASSIPLPTSGGSRESSPAPAPPELNAIHMKNSSRFKTGFLSKRPSGSPTPVPPTLTKLPSSDSESSPLRQIENSNFLNRQSLDRSSGHSSENEENWKIDKLEAMQITTAMRRISGSYAGNLRSGTAITRIRRRSQSPTSASSSPINSENTMFTASQARRMVKSEKDHDLRVNVLSPRTLPVMKNPGQRRVTSAEIKPREAAIAGRENVRFSATAISSGGSLRASPRGSASGTYR; encoded by the exons ATGGCTGCCACTGGCGGCGCGTCCTCGATCTCCGTGACAGTTAGAGTGCGGCCATTTACCATACGCGAAGCTGCCCAGCTTACCAAATGCGATGATGGACCATTGTTCCTCGGCGAAGGCTCCCTGGCTGGTATATCCACGCcaaagctccagcaaaagGGGATCCGATCCGTGATCAAGGTGGTGGATGATAAGTGCTT GGTCTTTGATCCTCCAGAAGACAACCCGGTGCATAGATTCTCCAAAAGTGTCGTTCCCAATGGCAAGCGCGTCAAGGATCAAACGTTTATGTTCGACAGGGTGTTTGACGAAAACACAACGCAGGGGGAGGTATACGAAGCGACGACCCGCAATCTCCTCGATAGTGTCCTTGATGGGTACAATGCCACGGTGTTCGCATACGGAGCCACCGGATGTGGAAAGACTCACACGATCACCGGAACTACTCAACAACCCGGCATTATATTTTTAACCATGCAGGAGTTATTCGAACGCATTGCTGAACGATCAGGCGAAAAAGTAACAGAAGTGTCCCTATCATACCTTGAAATCTACAACGAAACCATCCGAGACCTGCTTGTCCCAGCAACAACAAAAGGAGGCCTAATGCTCCGAGAAGACGCCAATCAGTCAGTCTCTGTGGCTGGGTTGTCCAGTCATTATCCACAGAACGTCCAGGAAGTGATGGACATTATTATGAGAGGCAACGAGTGCCGAACCATGTCTCCAACGGATGCGAATGCAACATCCTCACGATCTCACGCTGTCCTGCAAATCAATGTTGCTCAAAAGGACCGCAACGCCAGTATTAACGAACCACACACCATGGCAACTCTTAGTATCATCGACCTCGCCGGAAGTGAACGCGCAAGCGCTACCAAGAACCGAGGAGAGCGGCTTATTGAGGGAGCAAACATCAACAAGTCTTTGCTGGCTTTGGGCAGCTGCATTAATGCTCTCTGTGATCCACGGAAACGGAACCACGTCCCTTATCGTAATTCAAAACTCACGCGATTGCTCAAATTCTCTCTTGGAGGCAATTGTAAGACTGTCATGATCGTTTGCGTTAGTCCGTCCAGCCAGCACTTCGATGAGACCCAGAACACTCTTCGATATGCGAATCGAGCCAAGAACATTCAGACCAAGGTCACCAGGAATGTGTACAATGTCAATCGTCACGTGAAGGACTTCCTTGTGAAGATTGATGAACAGATGGCTCTAATTAATGAGCTGAAACAGCAGCAGAAAGATTACGAAAACCTTGCGTTTGCAAAATTTAAAAAGCAAGCGGAGAAGAAAGATGGGATTGTCCAGGAAGGAATCTCCCGGCTTCGCAGTGCATACGAACATGCGGCTCCTGAGAGGGAGGAGAAAGTTAATAACAAATTGCGTCTGAGACAAGTCAGTCGCCGTATCACATTGCTTTCCTCTTGGATAGCTGCCTTTGATGGTGTTTGTGACAGCAGAGGCTGTAAGGGTGGGCTGGGCAACCTCCAGGCGATTCGCAAAACTGCCCAGGGCATCCTCCTGGAGTTAGAGGGTAGCCGTCAACATTATCATCAACGATTGGCTAAGTGCAATTGGGAGCGAGGTTTAAACTCGGCCCTGGAAAACGGCATTAAGCAGCTCAGAGAGGTTGACGCGAGTGATCATATGGATGTGGAGAACCTTAAACGAGAGGCTGAGCTTCTGAAAGCGCAGGCGGAAAGAGATGCATTAAGTGCAGTCTCGGAACAAGACAAGACAGGAGACATGGAAACGGTGCAAATGCTCTTGCAGGCGAATTTCGAGACGATTGCCGCTATTGAAGATATCACCCAGCTTAGTGAAAACGAAGCCATTGAAATTGGCAAACATATTCTCGGAAAGCTTCTTCAAACCTGCACTACTACCACATCGCAGGTCGTCAAACCTGACGGAAGTCCGATTCGCCTTGCACCCGTTTCAACGCCCAAGCTTGGCAGTCCGAAGAAACGAAAGAAGTTCAGCTTAGGGGGTACAGCCGCACTACCCAGACCGGTTCGTCTCTCCTTGGTATCAGGTACATCTCAGTCACCTGCCAAGAATTCTCCGAGAAGACGGAAAGCAGCTGCGCCGAAGAAGGCGGTGGCGTTTACTCCGAAAAAGGCACCAAAGCCTTCAAAGAGATCTGTCAGATGGAAAGACGACGTTGAAGATGGAGCATTAGCTGAATTCGAGAAAACTCCGCGGAAACACCAGGCATCACCGGAAGCTCCATCATCATGTGAACCCACCCTACCACCAGCTCCCACCATGGCGTCGTCTATTCCACTACCGACTTCTGGGGGCTCCAGGGAATCCTCACCGGCTCCGGCTCCACCAGAATTGAACGCAATCCATATGAAGAatagcagcagattcaagaCTGGCTTCTTATCCAAGAGACCGAGCGGATCTCCAACGCCAGTACCCCCCACTCTAACAAAACTTCCATCCTCTGATAGTGAGAGCTCACCTCTTCGACAGATCGAAAATAGCAACTTTCTCAACCGGCAGTCCCTTGATCGATCCAGCGGGCACTCCTCCGAAAATGAGGAGAATTGGAAAATAGACAAGCTTGAGGCGATGCAGATCACCACGGCCATGAGACGCATCTCCGGAAGCTACGCGGGAAACCTCAGGTCCGGTACAGCCATCACTCGAATTCGCCGTCGCAGCCAGAGTCCCACTAGTGCATCGTCCAGCCCTATCAACAGCGAAAATACGATGTTCACAGCATCCCAAGCGAGGCGCATGGTGAAAAGCGAAAAGGACCATGATCTCAGAGTTAACGTACTGAGTCCTCGAACGCTCCCCGTAATGAAGAATCCCGGGCAGCGAAGAGTCACATCCGCCGAGATCAAGCCCCGTGAAGCTGCAATTGCGGGCCGAGAAAACGTTCGATTCAGCGCAACGGCCATTTCTTCTGGCGGAAGTTTGCGAGCGAGCCCTCGAGGATCTGCAAGCGGGACGTATCGGTAA
- the MXR1 gene encoding Peptide-methionine (S)-S-oxide reductase (EggNog:ENOG410PI59~COG:O~BUSCO:14128at33183) gives MSLFSRLFRPFSSTANTSLSVGPAESLAALNFPANAQKATIAAGCFWGVEHLFRKQFGNGKGLLDARVGYCGGDTKAPTYRSVCSGMTGHAEALQMVFDPSVVSYRQLLEFFYRMHDPTTLDRQGGDIGTQYRSAIFTHDDEQQRIAEKITDQVNKEWWGNKVTTVVTPIGQWWDAEDYHQLYLHKNPSGYECPAHFVRNLPPLS, from the exons ATGTCTCTGTTCTCGCGTCTCTTTCGGCCATTCTCCTCCACCGCCAATACCTCGCTCTCCGTGGGGCCGGCAGAATCCCTCGCCGCGCTGAACTTTCCCGCAAACGCACAGAAGGCCACCATCGCCGCGGGCTGTTTCTGGGGGGTCGAACACCTGTTCCGGAAACAGTTTGGGAACGGGAAGGGTCTCCTGGATGCCAGGGTGGGATACTGTGGAGGAGATACAAAGGCGCCTACGTATAGAAGTGTGTGTTCGGGCATGACGGGGC ACGCCGAAGCGCTACAGATGGTATTCGACCCGTCCGTCGTGTCGTATCGCCAGCTTTTAGAATTCTTCTACCGCATGCATGATCCCACGACGCTAGACCGACAAGGCGGAGATATCGGGACGCAGTACCGTAGCGCTATCTTCACGCATGACGACGAGCAGCAGCGCATCGCCGAGAAGATCACGGATCAGGTGAACAAGGAGTGGTGGGGGAATAAGGTGACGACCGTTGTGACGCCTATCGGGCAGTGGTGGGATGCCGAGGATTATCATCAGCTGTATCTGCATAAAAATCCAAGCGGATACGAGTGCCCTGCGCA CTTTGTGCGAAATTTACCACCGCTTTCCTAA
- the PUT1_3 gene encoding proline dehydrogenase (EggNog:ENOG410PGMR~COG:E~BUSCO:7368at33183), with protein sequence MRPVAFTYRHGWSRYTKIQSTGRTFQLQLLNHVRYVHQGQRQQSDLSSTSGPTSGRFSSGLPRTIAPPKSIFSVASPPALTLTPSPSPLSILPLSAVLRSLLITTVSSSPSLLAPAIGVMSLIANSKSSILNPDQNFALKYVMANTIYAQFCAGETPAEVRQCVRQIKHLGYSGVILGYAREIVMDEREAFAMGQNAGIQIGTAQKLQEDIFAWRDGTIATVDLAGEGSFVAVKFTGAGRKAVQQLVRGERPCPDLEQAIAAICDRARDRGVRLLIDAEQQAVQPTIDEWTIEYARRYNNAPSRQALIYGTYQAYLRSTPSTLAKHSAIAQSQGFVLGVKLVRGAYLGTEPRHLIWDTKEKTDEAYDSLAESVMRRQYGELLVKPPNGPGSFPEVNLVLASHNRASIQRALNIREEQIRRGEDQIEMSYGQLYGMADDISCELVQQRTQAQDLNGGKLEIPKPYKALIWGTVGECTKYLLRRGEENRDAALRTGDTRRAMVKELKRRLLGGN encoded by the coding sequence ATGAGACCAGTTGCTTTTACTTACCGACATGGCTGGTCCCGCTACACCAAGATCCAAAGCACGGGGCGCACATTCCAGCTCCAGCTCCTGAATCATGTCAGATATGTCCATCAGGGACAGCGTCAGCAGTCTGACCTGTCTTCCACCTCAGGTCCTACCTCAGGGAGGTTCTCCTCAGGTCTTCCCCGTACCATTGCTCCTCCAAAGTCCATCTTCTCAGTGGCTTCCCCGCCCGCCCTCACTCTAACCCCTTCTCCTTCCCCGCTCTCCATCCTACCTCTGTCGGCTGTTCTGCGCTCTTTGTTGATAACCACAGTGTCTTCATCCCCGTCCCTGCTTGCCCCTGCTATAGGTGTAATGTCGTTGATAGCTAATTCCAAGTCTTCAATCCTGAATCCTGATCAGAACTTCGCCCTGAAGTATGTCATGGCAAACACCATATATGCGCAATTCTGCGCCGGTGAGACCCCTGCCGAAGTACGCCAATGCGTCAGGCAGATAAAGCATCTTGGGTATTCTGGCGTGATCCTGGGCTATGCGAGAGAGATAGTCATGGATGAGCGTGAAGCATTTGCGATGGGGCAGAATGCTGGAATTCAAATTGGCACTGCGCAGAAGCTGCAGGAGGATATCTTTGCATGGAGGGATGGAACAATCGCAACTGTCGATTTGGCGGGGGAAGGAAGTTTCGTGGCGGTCAAGTTCACCGGGGCTGGGCGGAAGGCCGTCCAGCAGCTGGTCAGGGGAGAGCGTCCGTGTCCGGACCTCGAGCAGGCAATAGCCGCCATTTGTGATAGAGCTAGAGACCGCGGAGTGCGGTTGCTCATCGACGCGGAACAGCAGGCGGTGCAGCCGACAATAGACGAGTGGACAATCGAGTACGCACGACGGTACAACAATGCGCCCAGCCGCCAAGCGTTGATATATGGCACCTACCAGGCTTACCTGCGCTCCACCCCGTCCACGCTCGCCAAACATTCAGCTATCGCGCAGTCGCAGGGCTTCGTGCTCGGCGTTAAATTGGTGCGGGGCGCCTACCTTGGGACTGAACCGCGACATCTCATCTGGGATACAAAGGAGAAAACAGACGAGGCTTACGATAGTCTTGCCGAAAGTGTGATGAGACGACAATATGGCGAATTGCTTGTTAAGCCTCCCAACGGGCCGGGATCGTTCCCCGAGGTCAATCTCGTACTCGCGTCGCACAACCGCGCCTCCATCCAGCGAGCTCTGAATATCCGCGAGGAGCAAATTCGACGGGGGGAAGATCAAATTGAAATGTCATACGGCCAGCTCTATGGAATGGCAGACGATATCAGCTGCGAACTCGTCCAGCAACGTACACAAGCTCAAGACTTGAACGGAGGCAAGCTGGAGATCCCAAAGCCGTATAAGGCGCTTATATGGGGTACCGTTGGGGAATGCACGAAATATTTGCTGCGAAGGGGAGAGGAGAACCGGGATGCAGCTCTGAGAACGGGGGATACCCGTAGAGCCATGGTGAAAGAGCTCAAGAGACGATTGTTGGGAGGGAATTAA